Proteins encoded in a region of the Ancylobacter sp. SL191 genome:
- a CDS encoding NADH-quinone oxidoreductase subunit A, with amino-acid sequence MSSLLQDYLPVVIFIGVSAVIGVALLVAPFLVAFSRPDPEKMSAYECGFNAFDDARMKFDVRFYLVSILFIIFDLEVAFLFPWAITFGELGNLGFWSMMTFLGVLTVGFVYEWKKGALEWD; translated from the coding sequence ATGAGCAGCCTGCTGCAGGATTATCTGCCCGTCGTCATTTTCATCGGCGTTTCAGCGGTGATCGGTGTCGCCCTTCTGGTCGCGCCGTTCCTGGTGGCCTTCAGCCGGCCGGACCCGGAAAAGATGTCGGCCTATGAATGCGGCTTCAACGCGTTCGACGATGCGCGCATGAAGTTCGACGTCCGGTTCTATCTGGTGTCGATCCTGTTCATCATCTTCGACCTCGAGGTCGCCTTCCTGTTCCCCTGGGCCATCACCTTCGGGGAACTGGGCAATCTCGGCTTCTGGTCGATGATGACATTCCTCGGCGTGCTGACCGTCGGTTTCGTTTACGAGTGGAAGAAGGGGGCGCTCGAATGGGATTGA
- a CDS encoding NuoB/complex I 20 kDa subunit family protein yields MGLSANSPLVAPAPKGIIDPNTGKPVGATDPFFVEVNAELADKGFLVTATDDLINWARTGSLMWMTFGLACCAVEMMQTSMPRYDVERFGFAPRASPRQSDVMIVAGTLTNKMAPALRKVYDQMPEPRYVISMGSCANGGGYYHYSYSVVRGCDRVVPVDIYIPGCPPTAEALLYGVLLLQKKIRRTGTIER; encoded by the coding sequence ATGGGATTGAGCGCGAATAGCCCGCTGGTCGCTCCGGCGCCCAAGGGCATCATCGACCCGAACACCGGCAAGCCGGTCGGCGCCACGGACCCGTTCTTCGTCGAGGTCAATGCGGAGCTGGCCGACAAGGGCTTCCTGGTCACCGCGACGGATGATCTCATCAACTGGGCGCGTACCGGCTCGCTGATGTGGATGACCTTCGGCCTCGCCTGCTGCGCGGTCGAGATGATGCAGACCTCGATGCCGCGCTACGACGTGGAGCGGTTCGGCTTCGCGCCGCGCGCCTCGCCGCGCCAGTCGGACGTCATGATCGTCGCCGGCACGCTGACCAACAAGATGGCCCCGGCCCTGCGCAAGGTCTACGACCAGATGCCGGAGCCGCGCTACGTCATCTCCATGGGCTCCTGCGCCAATGGCGGCGGCTACTACCACTATTCCTACTCGGTGGTCCGCGGCTGCGACCGCGTCGTACCGGTGGACATCTACATTCCGGGCTGCCCGCCCACCGCGGAAGCCCTGCTCTACGGTGTGCTGCTGCTGCAGAAGAAGATCCGCCGCACCGGCACCATCGAACGCTGA
- a CDS encoding NADH-quinone oxidoreductase subunit C encodes MDETLKELGAHVSEALPHAVQDAAVAFGELTLLVDAPDVIKVLTFLRDDPSCRFVSFIDICGVDYPKREKRFDVVYHLLSPTLNARVRIKVETDETTPVPSATSVFAGALWFEREAYDMYGILFSGHPELRRLLTDYGFDGYPLRKDFPTTGFVEVRYDDERKRVVYEPVKLAQEFRNFDFLSPWEGPDYVLPGDEKASSPKAG; translated from the coding sequence ATGGACGAGACGCTGAAAGAGCTTGGCGCGCATGTATCGGAAGCGCTGCCGCACGCCGTGCAGGACGCGGCCGTCGCCTTCGGTGAGCTCACCCTCCTCGTGGACGCGCCCGATGTGATCAAGGTGCTGACCTTCCTGCGCGACGATCCCTCCTGTCGGTTCGTCAGCTTCATCGACATCTGCGGCGTGGACTACCCCAAGCGGGAGAAGCGCTTCGACGTGGTCTATCACCTGCTGTCGCCGACCCTGAACGCGCGCGTGCGCATCAAGGTCGAGACCGACGAGACCACCCCCGTGCCGTCCGCCACCTCGGTGTTCGCTGGCGCGCTGTGGTTCGAGCGCGAGGCCTATGACATGTACGGCATCCTGTTCTCCGGCCACCCGGAGCTGCGCCGCCTGCTGACCGATTACGGCTTTGACGGTTACCCGCTCCGCAAGGACTTCCCGACGACGGGCTTCGTCGAGGTACGCTATGACGACGAGCGCAAGCGCGTCGTCTACGAGCCGGTGAAGCTCGCCCAGGAGTTCCGCAACTTCGACTTCCTGTCGCCGTGGGAGGGGCCGGACTACGTGCTCCCGGGCGATGAGAAGGCCAGCAGCCCGAAGGCGGGTTGA
- a CDS encoding NADH-quinone oxidoreductase subunit D, which yields MNAPAKVDPSVRNFQINFGPQHPAAHGVLRLVLELDGEVVERVDPHIGLLHRGTEKLIETKTYTQAVPYFDRLDYVAPMNQEHAYCLAIERLIGVTVPKRGQLIRVLYSEIGRILSHMLNVTTQAMDVGALTPPLWGFEEREKLMVFYERASGSRMHAAYFRPGGVHQDLPRALVEDILAWIDPFLKVCDDLEGLLTDNRIFKQRNVDIGIVTLEEAWAWGFSGVMVRGSGAAWDLRKSQPYECYDELEFDIPIGKNCDNYDRYCIRMEEMRQSAYIMRQCCERLLKESGPVAAVDNKIVAPKRGEMKRSMEALIHHFKLYTEGFHVPAGDVYAAVEAPKGEFGVYLVSDGTNKPYRCKIRAPGFAHLQSMDFLCRGYMLADVSAILGSLDIVFGEVDR from the coding sequence ATGAACGCACCCGCCAAGGTCGATCCGAGCGTCCGCAACTTCCAGATCAACTTCGGTCCGCAACATCCTGCGGCGCATGGCGTTTTGCGCCTTGTGCTGGAGCTGGACGGCGAAGTCGTCGAGCGTGTCGATCCGCATATCGGCTTGCTGCATCGCGGCACCGAGAAGCTGATCGAGACCAAGACCTACACGCAGGCCGTGCCCTATTTCGACCGGCTCGACTATGTCGCGCCGATGAACCAGGAGCACGCCTACTGCCTGGCCATCGAGCGGCTGATCGGCGTTACCGTGCCGAAGCGCGGCCAGCTCATCCGCGTGCTCTATTCCGAGATCGGCCGCATCCTCTCCCACATGCTCAATGTGACCACGCAGGCGATGGACGTCGGCGCGCTCACGCCGCCGCTCTGGGGCTTCGAGGAGCGCGAGAAGCTCATGGTGTTCTATGAGCGCGCCTCCGGCTCGCGCATGCACGCCGCCTATTTCCGGCCGGGCGGGGTCCATCAGGATCTGCCGCGCGCGCTGGTCGAGGACATCCTCGCCTGGATCGACCCGTTCCTGAAGGTCTGCGACGATCTCGAGGGGCTGCTCACCGACAACCGCATCTTCAAGCAGCGCAATGTCGACATCGGCATCGTCACGCTTGAGGAAGCCTGGGCCTGGGGTTTCTCCGGCGTGATGGTGCGCGGCTCGGGCGCGGCGTGGGATCTGCGCAAGTCGCAGCCCTATGAGTGCTATGACGAGCTGGAATTCGACATTCCGATCGGCAAGAACTGCGACAATTACGACCGCTACTGCATCCGCATGGAAGAGATGCGCCAGTCTGCGTACATCATGCGCCAGTGCTGCGAGCGCCTCCTGAAGGAGAGCGGCCCGGTCGCCGCCGTCGACAACAAGATCGTCGCGCCCAAGCGCGGCGAGATGAAGCGCTCGATGGAAGCGCTCATCCACCACTTCAAGCTCTACACCGAAGGCTTCCACGTTCCGGCCGGCGACGTCTATGCCGCCGTGGAAGCGCCGAAGGGTGAGTTTGGCGTCTATCTGGTCTCTGACGGGACCAACAAGCCCTATCGCTGCAAGATCCGCGCGCCCGGTTTCGCGCACCTTCAGTCGATGGATTTCCTGTGCCGCGGCTACATGCTCGCGGACGTGTCAGCGATCCTCGGTTCGCTCGACATCGTGTTCGGTGAAGTGGACCGCTGA
- the nuoE gene encoding NADH-quinone oxidoreductase subunit NuoE, producing the protein MSVRRLAPKEVQPESFAFTDENLAWAEKTIAKYPAGRQASAVIPLLMRAQEQAGGWVSEPAMRYVGDMLGMAPIRVYEIATFYTQFQLQPVGRKAHIQVCGTTPCMLKGAEDLMKVCKKRIHAEPFHLSDNGDFSWEEVECAGTCTNAPMIQVFKDVYEDLTPADLDRILDAFERGETPATGPQNGRFLSAPVTGQATLLAAELYDGSMVGKGAGLALARQAIEARANGEAAPAAPAPAAASAAPPAPPKADPAPAAPLAAKAVEAAGNADSEKPSKPVAPPPGGKAD; encoded by the coding sequence ATGTCTGTCCGTAGGCTTGCGCCAAAAGAGGTCCAGCCCGAGAGCTTCGCGTTCACGGACGAGAATCTCGCCTGGGCCGAGAAGACCATCGCGAAATACCCCGCGGGCCGACAGGCCAGCGCGGTGATTCCGCTGCTCATGCGGGCGCAGGAGCAGGCCGGCGGCTGGGTCTCCGAGCCGGCGATGCGCTATGTCGGCGACATGCTGGGCATGGCGCCCATCCGCGTCTACGAGATCGCGACCTTCTATACCCAGTTCCAGCTCCAGCCGGTGGGCCGCAAGGCGCACATCCAAGTCTGCGGCACGACGCCCTGCATGCTCAAGGGCGCCGAAGACCTGATGAAGGTGTGCAAGAAGCGCATTCACGCCGAGCCGTTCCACCTGTCGGACAATGGCGACTTCTCCTGGGAAGAGGTCGAGTGCGCGGGCACCTGCACCAACGCGCCGATGATCCAGGTGTTCAAGGACGTCTATGAGGATCTGACGCCGGCTGATCTCGACCGGATCCTCGATGCCTTCGAGCGCGGCGAGACGCCCGCCACCGGCCCGCAGAATGGCCGTTTCCTCTCCGCCCCCGTGACCGGGCAGGCAACCCTTCTCGCGGCCGAGCTTTATGACGGCTCGATGGTCGGCAAGGGTGCGGGTCTCGCCCTGGCGCGTCAGGCGATTGAGGCGCGTGCCAATGGCGAGGCGGCCCCGGCCGCTCCCGCACCGGCCGCGGCCTCCGCCGCTCCGCCGGCTCCGCCCAAGGCCGATCCGGCGCCCGCCGCGCCCCTCGCGGCCAAGGCCGTTGAGGCTGCCGGCAACGCCGACAGCGAAAAGCCGTCCAAGCCAGTGGCCCCGCCGCCCGGCGGCAAGGCTGACTGA